Proteins co-encoded in one Juglans regia cultivar Chandler chromosome 16, Walnut 2.0, whole genome shotgun sequence genomic window:
- the LOC118344830 gene encoding receptor protein-tyrosine kinase CEPR2-like, whose amino-acid sequence MSRLQFYYAELACSLKVTENSDVYSFGVVLLELITGRRPVEEEYGEGKDIVYWVLNHLNDRESVLRVLDDKVATHSVQDDMIKVLKVAVLCTTKLPSVRPTMREVVKMLIDADPCAFKSRKNDSDKNSKFFL is encoded by the coding sequence ATGTCTAGACTCCAATTTTACTATGCAGAGCTGGCATGTAGTCTTAAAGTCACTGAAAATAGTGACGTATATAGCTTTGGCGTGGTGCTGCTAGAACTAATTACGGGTAGAAGACCTGTTGAAGAGGAATATGGAGAAGGAAAAGATATTGTTTATTGGGTTTTAAATCATCTCAATGACCGTGAAAGTGTTCTCAGGGTTCTGGATGATAAAGTGGCAACTCATTCTGTCCAAGATGACATGATTAAGGTCTTGAAGGTTGCAGTCCTTTGTACTACTAAGCTTCCATCCGTTCGTCCTACTATGAGGGAGGTGGTCAAAATGCTCATTGATGCCGATCCTTGCGCTTTCAAGTCCCGAAAAAACGATTCTGACAAAAACAGCAAGTTTTTCCTCTAG